From one Peredibacter starrii genomic stretch:
- a CDS encoding DUF1588 domain-containing protein, with the protein MKLFFLVLLAAISSCTPVGQQTELEFKDKSNSPKDAMTVMTENCMSCHQADSGRAFTISNNSKAQDFIDQGMIVPGKSAQSVLVQRMKFSGGNNANMPQQNTEFSRDDYNIVVKWIDSLEVINVPKPQITIQSPTTNSSFKSTVVVKGTCTSDLEIEITSGITSLGTVGCINQQFEKEITIAGADGTKVIKLTQANEIGESAEASVTVIKDNVAPVIQVIQPVANTTVYENTVQLTGVCEASLNLQITFAQLQKTILCPDDGRFSDSLTGINTDGEKPIRLQQTDRAGNSTTLNTSFIKATRVAQAPVITITSPMSGTSFQQSVTVAGSCEANIQVVVSGDVAANSSFTCPSNGQYSRALTLNSPDGVKTLTLQQTKNAISTQVSLSVYRDTQRPTLAITSPANLSHTRSSLTVSGNCEVGLPVVLSATGLSNVNVTCTQGQFSRALVLNSADGVKAISVTQTDAAQNSTTSTISVTLDTTPPLITLSSPMANATTIATSVVVSGTCEQNLVVRISQSTYAATVNCTNSAFSTTFTFSSGLGEKTISVTQTDLAGNAFEQLVKVTRVGDSNNYAASAHEVLKTRCIGCHSAGWETQLNNASDLQQLVSLQKIIPGDPEKSPVIMRMYFGPNHSNNAVSKMPPVASQEYQGFNIHEYQAVYNYITSIKPAPGTGNDTPFVCDTNAAPSLNPLKRLTKIQYTNTLRDLLKRAFTTTVVDSIMTNLAVPLSTIPSDEAKHDFPGLDNQVTSSHIGGHLDVAIAFAQEVTSTSSRLTTFVGEACAETYSDVNCRNRFIDRFGPIVLRHPLTVEERDKFRADATALTSYSDLIAVFLMESDFLYHTEFRGTPIAGNESQLKLTPHELANRISYLFFQSMPDTDLRNAADLGTITTQFETVVNDAYTRAQTKTFSVSNTTRNAFGHFMSGWLQLDETPTMQSLNASSLNATLGIAYPNKNTALPSNMDLSAYRSELVQEMMDMFNYYAYTGNGDMYDLLTSNVSFAKGTNLAKAYGVAVWNGSTSNLVTFPSTERSGILTRAGFHFHAGILSRPILKGVKVMKKILCEDIQAPANNTAPEGVVIEADFTVREKTHALTQIEGTSCVSCHQRINPLGFATEDYDVFGRHRSVEHIIDYAAGSTVAIKNVDASAIPQINISDTTSVSGGVQLSKIIADSGKAEACIVRNFHKYTYRQKENLSKDACSLEFMYREHKTGGLKGMMTGVVRSPAFSIRYHDGEE; encoded by the coding sequence ATGAAATTATTCTTTCTCGTATTATTAGCGGCCATCTCTTCTTGTACGCCAGTAGGTCAACAAACTGAATTGGAGTTCAAGGATAAATCTAATAGCCCTAAAGATGCCATGACAGTAATGACTGAGAATTGTATGAGTTGCCACCAAGCAGACTCTGGAAGGGCCTTTACCATCTCCAACAATTCAAAAGCTCAAGACTTCATCGATCAAGGTATGATCGTTCCAGGTAAGTCGGCACAGTCAGTTTTAGTTCAGCGAATGAAGTTTTCAGGTGGCAACAATGCAAACATGCCACAACAGAATACCGAGTTTTCAAGAGATGATTACAACATAGTCGTAAAATGGATTGATAGCTTAGAGGTAATTAATGTACCCAAGCCTCAAATCACAATTCAGTCCCCTACCACAAATTCATCTTTCAAAAGCACGGTAGTCGTTAAAGGGACCTGTACTTCAGATCTTGAAATTGAGATCACATCGGGAATTACATCTCTTGGAACAGTCGGATGTATCAATCAGCAATTTGAAAAAGAAATAACTATAGCGGGTGCTGACGGTACGAAGGTTATTAAACTTACTCAGGCCAATGAAATTGGGGAAAGTGCAGAGGCCAGTGTTACAGTTATTAAAGATAACGTAGCACCAGTTATTCAAGTCATCCAACCTGTGGCAAATACAACAGTTTATGAGAACACAGTTCAACTCACAGGTGTTTGTGAAGCATCGTTAAACTTACAAATCACTTTTGCGCAGCTACAAAAAACCATCCTGTGTCCTGATGACGGAAGGTTCAGTGATTCTCTAACGGGTATTAATACCGATGGAGAGAAACCAATACGACTTCAACAGACAGATAGAGCGGGAAACTCAACCACACTCAATACTAGCTTCATTAAAGCAACGAGAGTGGCACAGGCCCCGGTTATAACGATCACTTCTCCGATGTCGGGAACATCGTTTCAACAAAGCGTAACCGTTGCTGGTAGTTGTGAAGCGAATATCCAAGTTGTCGTATCAGGGGATGTAGCGGCCAATAGTAGTTTTACATGTCCTTCAAACGGACAATACAGCAGGGCCCTGACATTAAATTCTCCAGATGGAGTGAAGACCCTGACCCTTCAACAAACTAAAAACGCCATCTCGACCCAAGTAAGCTTATCCGTATACCGGGACACACAAAGACCAACACTGGCCATCACATCACCAGCAAACTTGAGTCATACTCGTTCTTCATTAACCGTTTCTGGTAATTGTGAAGTCGGATTACCTGTCGTGCTTAGTGCTACTGGATTAAGTAACGTCAATGTAACTTGTACTCAAGGACAATTCTCTAGGGCACTTGTTTTAAATTCTGCTGATGGAGTTAAGGCCATCTCTGTTACTCAAACAGATGCTGCACAAAACTCTACGACTTCAACGATCTCAGTTACATTAGATACCACTCCTCCATTAATTACTCTCAGTTCTCCTATGGCCAATGCCACAACGATTGCAACGAGCGTAGTTGTGTCCGGGACATGTGAACAAAACCTCGTTGTTAGAATCTCTCAATCAACTTACGCTGCAACGGTAAACTGTACCAATTCGGCATTCAGTACCACGTTTACGTTTTCTTCAGGCTTAGGAGAAAAAACGATCTCTGTAACTCAGACCGATCTGGCAGGTAATGCTTTTGAGCAATTAGTAAAGGTAACCAGAGTCGGCGACAGTAACAATTATGCCGCTTCAGCACATGAAGTTTTAAAGACCAGATGTATCGGATGTCACTCAGCCGGATGGGAAACTCAACTTAATAATGCTAGTGACCTTCAACAACTTGTTTCACTACAGAAGATCATTCCTGGAGACCCTGAAAAGTCACCAGTTATTATGAGAATGTATTTTGGCCCGAACCATTCCAACAATGCTGTAAGCAAAATGCCTCCCGTAGCTTCTCAAGAGTATCAGGGCTTTAACATTCACGAATATCAAGCGGTCTATAATTACATTACTTCAATAAAACCAGCTCCTGGAACAGGGAATGACACGCCATTTGTTTGTGATACAAACGCAGCACCATCCCTCAATCCTTTAAAACGTCTCACTAAGATTCAGTACACTAATACTCTTAGAGATCTTCTGAAGCGCGCTTTCACAACTACTGTGGTCGACAGTATTATGACTAATCTAGCTGTACCACTAAGTACGATCCCTAGTGACGAAGCTAAGCACGACTTCCCAGGATTGGACAATCAAGTTACCAGCTCACACATCGGTGGGCATCTGGATGTGGCAATCGCTTTTGCCCAAGAAGTGACTTCAACAAGTTCTCGTCTAACAACATTTGTTGGTGAAGCGTGTGCTGAAACTTATTCAGACGTTAACTGTAGAAATCGTTTTATTGATCGCTTTGGGCCAATTGTTCTTAGACATCCACTTACTGTAGAAGAAAGAGATAAATTTAGAGCAGATGCTACTGCTTTGACTTCTTACTCTGATCTTATCGCAGTCTTCCTTATGGAATCTGACTTCCTTTATCATACTGAGTTCCGTGGAACTCCAATTGCAGGAAATGAATCTCAGTTAAAGCTTACCCCTCATGAACTAGCTAACAGAATCTCTTACCTCTTCTTCCAGTCTATGCCGGATACTGATTTAAGAAACGCTGCAGACTTAGGAACGATTACCACACAATTTGAAACTGTCGTAAACGACGCTTATACTCGTGCACAAACTAAGACATTCTCTGTTTCTAATACAACAAGGAATGCTTTCGGCCATTTTATGAGCGGTTGGCTACAATTAGATGAAACTCCAACTATGCAGTCCTTGAATGCCTCAAGCTTGAACGCGACTCTGGGTATCGCCTACCCGAATAAAAACACTGCACTCCCAAGTAATATGGACTTATCTGCGTATCGCTCTGAACTCGTTCAAGAGATGATGGATATGTTTAATTACTACGCTTATACGGGCAACGGAGATATGTATGATCTTCTGACCTCGAATGTTTCATTTGCTAAAGGTACCAATCTGGCAAAAGCATACGGAGTGGCGGTCTGGAACGGAAGTACATCTAATTTAGTGACTTTCCCAAGTACTGAACGATCTGGGATTTTGACTCGGGCCGGATTTCATTTTCATGCTGGTATCTTGTCCAGACCGATTTTGAAAGGCGTGAAAGTCATGAAGAAAATCCTGTGTGAGGACATCCAAGCACCGGCAAACAACACAGCTCCAGAAGGTGTTGTTATTGAAGCTGACTTTACTGTACGTGAAAAGACCCACGCCCTTACTCAGATTGAGGGAACATCATGTGTTTCATGTCACCAAAGAATTAATCCACTGGGCTTTGCTACGGAGGACTATGATGTTTTCGGAAGACACAGATCCGTAGAGCACATCATTGATTACGCCGCAGGTTCAACTGTTGCTATAAAAAATGTGGATGCTTCAGCAATTCCTCAAATTAACATTTCTGATACGACTTCCGTATCAGGTGGTGTTCAGTTATCAAAAATCATCGCCGACTCTGGCAAGGCCGAAGCTTGTATCGTGAGAAACTTTCATAAATATACATATCGTCAAAAAGAAAACCTCTCAAAAGACGCTTGTAGTTTAGAGTTTATGTATCGTGAGCACAAAACGGGTGGTCTGAAAGGTATGATGACTGGGGTTGTGAGATCTCCGGCTTTTTCAATTCGATACCATGATGGTGAAGAATAA
- a CDS encoding DUF1552 domain-containing protein, with amino-acid sequence MKYDKISRRHFLVGSGAFTLSLPYLVSLMPSAHAQTLPNSKFLVFLNTPHGGLNEEYWAPRVFPTGVRKQFNAGSLYGQIQYARLQEIADTNGLTSLWQSFINPYLGKMNILEGFDIPFYIGHHRGLLGTYHNSDQLTASDIDATKWDSLDYFLSKSTSFDSSGAHPLTVLPTGEQQSYFYNSTGMVRCPTAPNTAHALFASLFGNQSQTNQTDPALLKKKSIIDRVLGSYNNVVGGAYGPGKRISYNDRQMLDEHLTGLRELEVKISNQMAPQSNSCSQITRNPNNVSIQMTYASYNIPNEQVKWDIISDIIVNAVRCGSSRLFSVPLEPCNTFAVNDFHEEIAHQHRTASVQDKVLSNYRNSARDIFTTIVKKLDSAQGLQGGSVLDQGLVVWSHESCSYTHESFNMPVVTAGSAGGYFKTGYHVDFRNPAKPMYGQWGDSLGNAGIHYNRWLANLAMSMGASPSSFEKNNQKGYGPFGAKYKIGSNGSHREQLGDLSSPLPFIVV; translated from the coding sequence ATGAAGTACGACAAAATATCAAGAAGACATTTTTTAGTTGGATCAGGCGCATTTACTTTAAGCCTTCCTTATCTAGTTTCTTTAATGCCAAGTGCACATGCTCAGACTTTACCTAACTCAAAGTTTCTCGTTTTTTTAAATACGCCACATGGTGGTCTTAATGAAGAATATTGGGCCCCTCGAGTCTTCCCTACGGGAGTAAGAAAACAATTCAATGCAGGAAGCCTCTATGGACAAATTCAATATGCTCGTCTTCAGGAAATCGCTGATACTAATGGCTTAACTAGTTTATGGCAGTCCTTTATTAATCCTTATCTAGGGAAAATGAATATTCTGGAAGGATTTGATATTCCCTTCTACATTGGCCATCACCGCGGTTTGCTCGGGACCTATCACAACTCAGATCAATTAACGGCCAGTGATATTGATGCAACAAAATGGGACTCACTCGATTATTTCCTTTCAAAATCGACTTCGTTTGATAGTTCTGGGGCGCACCCTTTGACTGTCTTACCAACTGGTGAGCAACAGTCATATTTTTATAATTCGACCGGTATGGTGAGATGCCCTACGGCCCCTAATACTGCTCATGCACTCTTTGCTTCGCTTTTTGGTAACCAATCACAAACAAATCAAACCGATCCTGCGCTTCTAAAAAAGAAATCCATCATTGATCGAGTTTTGGGGTCTTATAATAATGTCGTTGGTGGTGCGTATGGTCCGGGTAAACGTATTAGCTATAACGACAGACAGATGCTGGATGAACATTTAACAGGGCTAAGAGAACTAGAAGTTAAAATTAGTAACCAGATGGCTCCACAATCAAATTCTTGCTCTCAAATCACTCGTAACCCGAATAATGTAAGCATTCAAATGACGTATGCTTCATACAATATTCCAAATGAACAGGTTAAGTGGGACATTATCTCGGACATCATTGTAAACGCTGTAAGATGTGGTTCTTCGAGACTATTTAGCGTTCCTTTGGAGCCTTGTAATACATTTGCCGTAAACGACTTCCATGAAGAAATCGCACACCAGCACAGAACTGCATCTGTCCAAGACAAAGTTCTCAGCAATTATCGCAATAGCGCGCGAGATATTTTTACTACGATTGTTAAAAAGCTGGATTCGGCACAAGGTCTTCAGGGAGGATCTGTCCTTGATCAAGGCCTTGTTGTATGGAGCCACGAGAGTTGTTCATACACACATGAATCTTTCAACATGCCAGTCGTTACCGCAGGCAGTGCTGGTGGATATTTCAAAACCGGTTACCATGTTGACTTTAGAAACCCAGCTAAACCGATGTATGGGCAATGGGGAGACTCACTTGGAAACGCGGGTATTCACTACAATCGATGGCTTGCGAATCTTGCTATGTCGATGGGTGCGAGTCCAAGTTCGTTTGAAAAAAATAACCAGAAAGGTTACGGGCCATTCGGTGCAAAATATAAGATCGGTAGTAATGGCAGCCATAGAGAACAGCTAGGAGACCTCAGCAGTCCCCTGCCATTCATTGTTGTTTAA
- the catB gene encoding type B chloramphenicol O-acetyltransferase, whose translation MTNYFESPFRGKLLSDQVTNPNIIVGKYSYYSGYYHGHSFDDCARYLMPDRNDVDKLIIGSFCSIGSGAAFIMAGNQGHQSEWVSTFPFHFMPEFEIFHGAKNGYEAMGDTIVGNDVWIGSEAMIMPGVKIGHGAIVGSRALVTKDVEPYSIVGGNPAKLIRKRFSDEEIAFLLEMKWWDWSDDLLKNAMPLMTEKSIKSLYEFWKNNS comes from the coding sequence ATGACAAATTATTTCGAAAGTCCTTTCAGAGGAAAACTTTTATCGGATCAAGTCACTAACCCTAATATTATTGTAGGTAAGTACAGCTATTATTCCGGTTACTATCACGGACACTCATTTGATGATTGTGCCCGTTATCTGATGCCTGATCGCAATGATGTAGATAAGCTTATCATTGGTAGCTTTTGCTCAATTGGTTCTGGTGCTGCCTTTATTATGGCCGGCAATCAGGGGCATCAATCTGAGTGGGTCTCCACTTTTCCTTTTCATTTCATGCCAGAATTTGAAATTTTCCATGGCGCCAAGAATGGTTACGAAGCAATGGGAGATACCATAGTAGGAAATGATGTTTGGATTGGCTCTGAGGCAATGATTATGCCTGGAGTGAAGATTGGTCATGGAGCCATAGTTGGAAGTAGGGCGCTTGTTACTAAAGACGTTGAGCCATATTCGATTGTTGGAGGAAATCCCGCCAAGTTAATTCGCAAAAGATTTTCCGATGAAGAGATCGCTTTCTTGCTAGAAATGAAATGGTGGGATTGGAGTGATGACCTGTTGAAAAATGCGATGCCATTGATGACTGAGAAAAGTATTAAATCACTTTATGAATTCTGGAAGAACAATAGTTGA
- a CDS encoding DUF1428 domain-containing protein, whose amino-acid sequence MARYVDGFIIPIKKKDLKTYKKMATLGCKVWMEHGALDYYECVGDTLDLPYGIPFTKLCKLKSDETVIFAFIVYKSKAHANQVNKKVHNDPRMKPENFKSMPFDMKRFTTGKFKTIVQA is encoded by the coding sequence ATGGCGAGATATGTTGATGGTTTTATTATTCCAATTAAAAAGAAAGATCTGAAGACATACAAGAAAATGGCGACCTTGGGTTGCAAAGTGTGGATGGAACACGGTGCTCTTGATTATTACGAGTGCGTGGGTGATACTCTCGACCTTCCTTACGGTATTCCTTTCACAAAATTATGCAAGTTGAAGTCTGATGAAACTGTGATCTTTGCTTTTATTGTCTATAAGTCGAAAGCTCATGCGAATCAGGTGAATAAAAAAGTTCATAATGATCCACGTATGAAACCGGAAAATTTTAAGTCCATGCCATTTGATATGAAAAGATTCACAACAGGTAAGTTTAAGACAATTGTTCAGGCGTAA
- a CDS encoding polysaccharide deacetylase family protein: protein MNSNFFNTILFTLCIFSLTVRAAEVSFTIDDPGVQSAPEMTHLQVGKKLQETLKANHLKTILFVCGMRVDSSDGKKLLSSWDDEGHILANHTYSHKNYNNSQITFDFFTQDIRKNENLIQEFKNFKRFFRYPMLKEGDTVPKRNGLRTFLKDNKYSVGHVTIDASDWYISNRMVEKLNQGKKVDFEAYKKYYLNHIWDRAQYYNQLSKEILGREIKHNVLIHHNPLNAYFLGDLIQMFKSKGWKVISAENAFKDPAYSFSPNNLPAGESLLWALAKESGKYESKLRYPAEDGEYQKEEMNKLGL from the coding sequence ATGAATTCAAATTTTTTCAATACCATATTGTTTACTCTCTGCATCTTTTCACTAACTGTTAGGGCCGCAGAAGTTAGCTTCACGATAGATGATCCAGGAGTCCAGTCGGCTCCAGAAATGACTCATCTTCAAGTGGGAAAAAAACTTCAAGAGACTCTCAAAGCAAATCATCTCAAAACAATCCTATTTGTATGTGGAATGAGAGTTGATAGCAGTGATGGGAAGAAGCTTTTATCTAGCTGGGATGATGAAGGCCATATTCTTGCTAATCATACCTACTCCCACAAAAACTATAATAATAGTCAGATAACATTCGACTTCTTTACCCAAGACATTCGTAAGAACGAAAATTTAATTCAGGAATTCAAAAACTTTAAGCGTTTCTTTCGATATCCAATGCTTAAAGAAGGAGATACTGTTCCGAAACGAAATGGCCTGAGAACTTTTTTAAAAGATAACAAGTACTCAGTCGGACATGTAACAATTGATGCGTCCGACTGGTACATAAGTAATCGAATGGTCGAAAAATTGAACCAAGGTAAGAAGGTCGATTTTGAGGCATATAAAAAATATTATTTGAACCATATCTGGGATCGCGCCCAATATTACAATCAGCTTTCAAAGGAGATTCTTGGTCGAGAAATAAAACATAATGTTTTAATTCACCATAATCCACTGAATGCTTATTTCCTTGGCGACCTTATTCAGATGTTTAAATCTAAAGGCTGGAAAGTAATTAGTGCCGAGAATGCTTTTAAAGATCCTGCATACTCGTTTTCTCCAAACAATCTTCCTGCAGGAGAATCCTTACTTTGGGCCTTAGCAAAAGAAAGTGGGAAGTACGAGTCTAAACTTCGGTACCCCGCTGAAGATGGAGAATATCAAAAAGAAGAGATGAATAAATTAGGATTGTAA
- a CDS encoding nuclear transport factor 2 family protein, translating to MSINNQNLNVIKALYEAINQNDIVEAMKLFDTQIERVELIDLSSVGVFRGLTEMEAHLRKGRETWAEGSCTPERFTEINNKVVVFTHVRVRLKNHADWLEGQTTDVFALSKGKITEFRTYIDRDEALKWAGVIN from the coding sequence ATGAGCATTAATAATCAAAACTTGAATGTTATAAAAGCACTTTACGAAGCAATCAATCAGAATGACATCGTCGAAGCGATGAAGCTCTTTGATACTCAAATTGAAAGAGTTGAATTGATCGATTTATCTTCTGTTGGCGTATTCCGAGGCCTAACTGAGATGGAAGCACATCTAAGGAAGGGCCGTGAGACTTGGGCAGAGGGAAGTTGTACACCCGAGCGTTTTACCGAAATCAATAATAAAGTAGTCGTCTTTACGCATGTACGTGTAAGACTCAAAAATCATGCAGACTGGCTTGAGGGTCAAACCACTGATGTGTTTGCTTTGAGTAAGGGTAAAATCACCGAGTTCCGAACATATATTGATAGAGATGAAGCGCTTAAATGGGCCGGTGTAATAAATTAA
- a CDS encoding MFS transporter: MFINRLNQINPNTKFIVLCFGVFLGFLCIGIPLPILPEFIHNNLGMTMFIAGVGVGLQSLVTVITRRFAGQYADTVGARESTRRGFLICSLAAILYFISALAAANPILAIAALFAGRIALGMGESFMLTGILTWGIEILGPSQSGKVMSWNGIAMYGAIAIGAPIGLWSYSKFSFLGVAGIVLLLPMIGYLIASSFTHVRLENTSKVKPSFVKTVQKIWSFGLGFALGGVGFGALSAFIALVFKSRGWENSGYALLIFGFCYIGVRLVAGHLPDKTGGRSVAIVSLVLEILGQICLWTANEPTTAFIGVALTGIGFSLLFPAFGVQALKQVPPESKGTALGAFSAFFDIALGLTAPICGLIIESSKIQNIYLFGTLAALIAFFIATRKKESCCS, translated from the coding sequence ATGTTCATAAATCGTTTAAATCAAATCAATCCAAATACCAAGTTCATCGTCCTCTGCTTTGGTGTGTTCCTTGGTTTCCTTTGCATCGGAATTCCGCTTCCCATCCTTCCTGAGTTTATTCATAACAACCTTGGCATGACCATGTTCATTGCTGGAGTCGGTGTTGGCCTTCAATCTCTTGTAACAGTCATTACTCGGAGGTTTGCAGGGCAATATGCTGATACTGTGGGTGCCCGCGAATCCACGAGACGTGGATTTCTTATATGTAGTTTAGCCGCAATCCTTTATTTTATTTCGGCCCTTGCTGCTGCCAATCCAATTCTAGCAATTGCCGCTTTATTTGCTGGAAGGATTGCCCTGGGCATGGGTGAAAGTTTTATGCTCACAGGTATCCTAACATGGGGAATTGAAATCCTCGGTCCAAGTCAATCGGGCAAAGTAATGTCTTGGAACGGGATCGCCATGTATGGGGCCATTGCTATTGGTGCACCTATTGGATTGTGGAGTTATTCCAAATTTTCGTTTCTTGGAGTGGCGGGAATTGTTCTGCTTTTGCCAATGATCGGATATCTCATCGCTTCTTCATTTACCCATGTTCGACTGGAGAACACTTCAAAAGTAAAACCATCATTTGTGAAGACAGTTCAAAAAATTTGGAGCTTTGGTCTGGGTTTTGCTCTGGGCGGAGTTGGCTTCGGGGCATTATCAGCATTTATTGCATTAGTCTTTAAATCAAGAGGTTGGGAAAACTCAGGCTATGCTCTTCTCATCTTCGGATTTTGTTATATTGGAGTTCGTCTGGTTGCAGGTCATCTTCCTGACAAAACCGGAGGACGTTCAGTTGCCATTGTATCTTTAGTTTTGGAAATCCTCGGACAGATTTGCTTATGGACAGCAAACGAACCAACCACTGCATTCATCGGGGTCGCACTAACAGGCATTGGTTTCTCTTTACTCTTTCCTGCATTCGGCGTCCAAGCTCTTAAGCAAGTCCCTCCCGAAAGCAAAGGAACTGCCCTTGGCGCATTCAGTGCCTTCTTCGACATTGCTTTAGGTTTAACCGCTCCGATTTGCGGACTTATTATCGAAAGTTCGAAGATACAAAACATCTATCTTTTTGGAACTCTGGCCGCGCTCATCGCTTTTTTTATTGCTACTAGAAAAAAAGAATCGTGTTGTTCCTAA
- a CDS encoding NADPH-dependent FMN reductase, giving the protein MVIFAISGSLRQGSSNTSILHTLKSVAPAGVEFILYENVASLPHFNPDLDNENLPQEVKELRGMLNRSNAILISTPEYAHGIPGSLKNVLDWLVSTVLLENKPTGIILGSASEGNYARESLIEILKTMNAKVSSDLVMTLPGARTKNDDPNTWQELKSFIEGLVLATQPLS; this is encoded by the coding sequence ATGGTTATATTTGCAATATCAGGAAGCCTTCGCCAAGGTTCATCGAATACATCAATTCTTCATACTCTTAAGTCCGTCGCACCGGCCGGCGTGGAATTCATCCTCTATGAAAACGTAGCGAGTCTTCCACACTTCAATCCGGATTTAGATAACGAGAATTTGCCACAAGAAGTAAAAGAACTTCGGGGCATGCTTAACCGATCGAATGCGATTTTAATTTCTACACCTGAGTATGCTCATGGGATACCTGGTTCATTGAAAAATGTTCTCGATTGGTTAGTAAGTACAGTTCTACTTGAAAACAAACCGACCGGTATCATTTTGGGTTCAGCAAGCGAAGGGAACTACGCTCGTGAATCGCTCATTGAAATTCTTAAAACAATGAATGCCAAAGTTTCTTCTGACCTGGTGATGACTCTGCCAGGAGCGAGAACAAAAAATGATGATCCTAATACCTGGCAGGAGCTAAAGTCTTTTATTGAAGGTCTTGTTTTAGCAACTCAACCTTTGTCTTAA
- a CDS encoding B3/B4 domain-containing protein, with product MKTIIDPRIFNIAPGFRAMSLLISSSELTNTSVSKQILDQACNSFLNGGGFPWAEDHLSAWGEVYRKFGAKPQRTPCSAEALRKRLMRDGSLPAIDPVVDIYNAISIKYSIPVGGENIDAYVGHPHLKVADGSEIFDTIKDGAPFQELVDKGEIIWCDDHGVTCRKWNWRQGVRTRIDSKTKNMWFILESLPHMPLDALEAATNEFITNLKLIMPELKTKVELLKQDLQ from the coding sequence ATGAAAACAATAATTGATCCTAGAATCTTCAATATTGCTCCAGGGTTCAGAGCGATGAGTCTATTGATTTCATCTTCTGAGCTTACTAACACTTCTGTTTCAAAACAAATATTAGACCAGGCCTGCAATTCCTTCTTGAATGGTGGAGGCTTTCCTTGGGCCGAAGATCATCTGTCGGCATGGGGTGAAGTTTATCGTAAATTTGGTGCCAAACCTCAAAGAACTCCTTGCTCGGCTGAGGCCCTGAGAAAAAGACTAATGCGAGATGGTTCTCTTCCCGCAATTGATCCGGTAGTGGATATCTATAATGCCATTAGTATTAAATATTCAATTCCGGTAGGGGGAGAAAATATTGATGCTTATGTTGGTCATCCTCATCTTAAAGTCGCTGATGGCTCTGAAATTTTTGATACCATCAAGGACGGTGCTCCTTTTCAGGAATTAGTGGATAAGGGTGAAATCATCTGGTGCGATGATCACGGTGTTACTTGTCGTAAATGGAATTGGAGACAGGGGGTAAGAACTCGGATAGACAGTAAGACAAAAAATATGTGGTTCATCCTTGAGAGTCTTCCACATATGCCATTAGATGCATTAGAAGCTGCCACAAACGAATTCATCACGAACTTGAAATTGATAATGCCTGAGCTTAAGACAAAGGTTGAGTTGCTAAAACAAGACCTTCAATAA
- a CDS encoding GNAT family N-acetyltransferase yields MELQPVLKGDLLKIRPLLVTDFNALFEIASDPLIWIQHPSSDRYKLEVFREFFQGALESCGAFVIFDTSTNQIIGSSRYYNFDADFRHVFIGYTFLARNYWGGRYNLELKLLMLNHAFKEVEAVFFDVGVNNIRSQKALGKINAQLASGNEAKLRYVIKREDFLKYENNN; encoded by the coding sequence ATGGAATTACAACCAGTTTTGAAGGGTGATCTCCTTAAAATCAGACCTTTGCTTGTAACCGATTTTAATGCACTTTTTGAAATAGCTTCAGATCCTTTGATTTGGATTCAGCATCCTTCCTCGGATCGATACAAACTCGAAGTGTTTCGTGAATTTTTCCAAGGGGCCCTTGAGTCTTGTGGCGCCTTTGTTATTTTTGATACGAGTACAAATCAAATAATAGGAAGCTCTCGGTACTATAATTTTGATGCTGACTTTCGCCACGTATTTATTGGTTACACATTTCTCGCAAGGAATTATTGGGGCGGTAGATACAACTTAGAACTAAAGCTGCTAATGCTAAATCACGCATTCAAGGAAGTCGAAGCCGTTTTCTTTGATGTTGGTGTTAATAACATCAGATCGCAAAAGGCACTTGGAAAAATAAATGCTCAATTAGCGAGTGGAAATGAAGCTAAGCTTCGATATGTCATTAAACGAGAGGACTTTCTAAAGTATGAAAACAATAATTGA